One stretch of Pandoraea oxalativorans DNA includes these proteins:
- a CDS encoding DUF4148 domain-containing protein, whose product MKRTLITSALVSAMLAVSAGSAFASDAFDGPSEFSWVPQTSALSRAQVREELVQAQQAGLVVQHDAVYPKAAPSAQPATASAPITMGSVGGQQRAGTTYFGS is encoded by the coding sequence ATGAAGCGCACCCTTATTACCTCGGCCCTCGTTTCCGCAATGCTGGCTGTTTCGGCCGGTTCGGCTTTCGCCAGCGACGCATTCGACGGCCCCTCGGAATTCTCGTGGGTTCCGCAAACCAGCGCCCTGAGCCGCGCACAGGTTCGTGAAGAACTCGTTCAGGCGCAACAGGCCGGTCTCGTGGTGCAACACGACGCCGTCTACCCGAAGGCAGCCCCGAGCGCACAACCGGCAACGGCCAGCGCCCCGATCACGATGGGTTCGGTGGGCGGCCAGCAACGTGCAGGCACGACCTACTTCGGTTCGTAA
- a CDS encoding dienelactone hydrolase family protein, which produces MSGRRHFPLFDGATSVSNSQWIRVETVDGAFDAYLALPPNGKTASAQGVVLVQEIFGVNEHIRGVADQYAMDGYVVLAPDIFWRSAPRIELGYSGDDWGRAMELRKAVDVEKAVKDIEATVKALRGKLDAGAKVAAIGYCFGGLLSYLSAARGLVDAAVPYYGGGIHNYLSEAAHLNVPTQFHYGALDSHITPDIVAQVSEAVKSRPSTEVFVYPNADHGFNCWSRESYHQPSAALAHGRALEFLAKSFAK; this is translated from the coding sequence ATGTCAGGGCGCAGGCATTTCCCCCTTTTTGATGGAGCAACTTCCGTGTCGAACAGTCAATGGATTCGTGTTGAAACCGTGGATGGCGCCTTCGATGCCTATCTGGCATTGCCGCCGAATGGTAAGACGGCCAGCGCCCAGGGCGTCGTGCTGGTGCAGGAAATCTTCGGCGTGAACGAGCATATTCGCGGCGTGGCCGATCAGTACGCGATGGACGGTTATGTCGTGCTCGCGCCGGACATCTTCTGGCGCTCGGCGCCGCGCATCGAACTCGGCTACTCGGGCGACGACTGGGGCCGCGCGATGGAACTGCGCAAGGCGGTCGACGTCGAGAAGGCCGTGAAGGATATCGAAGCGACGGTGAAGGCGCTGCGGGGCAAGCTGGACGCGGGTGCCAAGGTCGCCGCCATCGGCTATTGCTTCGGCGGTCTGCTGTCATACCTGAGCGCGGCGCGTGGTTTGGTCGACGCCGCCGTGCCGTACTACGGCGGCGGCATTCACAACTATCTGAGCGAAGCGGCCCACCTCAACGTGCCGACGCAGTTCCACTATGGCGCGCTCGACAGTCACATCACGCCTGACATCGTCGCGCAGGTGAGCGAGGCCGTGAAGTCGCGCCCGAGCACCGAAGTGTTTGTGTACCCGAACGCGGATCACGGCTTCAACTGCTGGTCGCGCGAGTCGTACCATCAGCCCTCGGCCGCGCTGGCCCACGGCCGTGCGCTCGAATTCCTGGCGAAGTCGTTCGCGAAGTAA
- a CDS encoding DUF302 domain-containing protein has product MLFGNPKGGTPVMAANPHAGLELPLKVMVWAASADDVRVDFLNPGPSLSALYGIDSAQVAAFGGVVKLLEAALAKAPD; this is encoded by the coding sequence GTGCTGTTCGGTAATCCGAAGGGCGGTACGCCCGTGATGGCCGCAAACCCCCATGCAGGACTGGAACTGCCATTGAAAGTGATGGTGTGGGCTGCGAGCGCCGACGACGTGCGTGTGGATTTCCTGAATCCCGGACCGTCGCTGAGCGCGTTGTACGGCATCGACTCCGCGCAGGTGGCGGCGTTCGGCGGTGTGGTGAAACTGCTGGAAGCGGCGCTCGCGAAAGCGCCGGACTGA
- a CDS encoding autotransporter outer membrane beta-barrel domain-containing protein — MLFLIAGAAHAQVYPLPTIVSGTTLTYEQFYDGNVVPVGEIQGSVTIHPVPPYPTHLGGAGISVFRGASVTINPNLGIPGVVSVTSDYRLGAPNDALYIANGTVNIVASQAGVLLTGVGEQVHGVYMPESSQGNSVLTGANVTIVTTGLKADGMRPYGASSTIDLSDTSITVNGQDSWGVRSWGGSNITLTNSTVTSKGAVGTGAGAGAGGVQVYNGSIATINGNSTITTAVAGNLGLNAESGGTLNTNTDPNTPGTVTVSTTGAGSHAVRIGTANGNLNRLSLSTTQNATYGLLVNGTSTVTGSQVAVNTQGTSAYGMWISGSTTATLNGGSITTQGQTAYGLLSGSGAATVNLSDFAIATHGTQAYGIYGWTGSTTNFAGGTITTDKASTYGIYANAGTVNLLRSSASGAGTSITTTGTNAYAVRIQNGGMVNATGATIRATGAGTAAIVFDAPPTLSGLLTSAPTPGLPPLPATTPLLASSDPAPSFAIDTPIPAAPTDLGSDLPSPALSAVSRAGIAAPLRAGGYNMTLQDTTVTSDSGVALWIYGGIANVNLVNSTLSGGGGAINASARSGLGATLNLDASNSTITGRIYTDSSSTSVVNLSNNSAWHVTGSSNVTELNNTNSLVDFPVTALLTSAPTSQGSYRNVTVGNGYTGGSGTVALNTYLNAGGALSNQYTDRLLIQGSASGTTTLRVNPTTGSPGALTSLTGVINNNEGISLVQVAGASTFNAFRLAGGYVVAPNSPYEYRLYAYGPGSAHGTADPTQNLVGTGAGYWDYRLQSAFVSPGGEVDPEEPGNPGGGVDEPIPPDARREVAPQVASYLSAPAAFLQAGMTDIDSLHRRLGEVRDDRILGRDRGPGEMFMRGYGGSFKYRSNQSFQAFGYDMNADYGAIQIGGNLFKHFTDNGTWRFGAAGSMGWLHYEPTAIDGPSTTRASVYRLYGYGTYQSQQGWYVDGIASVGWFNGRTTTEARGDVAPMRGNSYAASIEAGYPLALAYGMNLEPQLQFVGQHLGFDNVTDADGLAVNIGSQNQFTGRLGVRLTRPFDVSTGRITPYFGFDVIHAFVGGTNVQVSDAMFQTGKYGDSMMFSLGVNSVQGASFSLYGRVSYQKSFGTGGHARRAGKRRREIHVLMRGRRTRRRGVAGCGACRNLATLGLGRGEGREVFAQLRAQRGDGRRGVGRFQFLTRDGLAQVVTQHRVARLRQCLAIERQDILRMTADAIEMRDFLDGTNCSKARAAVPGRAHRPALIGATEVRAHARRRRRHLAQCGGGSGQADAGGRQREHQRKAAHGLAHRNLGHMDSVSNTFTELSNDGAKRNAPRMADSGAVTTCKAGHGARADEIGWRRRRPRRARRYVRPGWCCSVIRRAVRP, encoded by the coding sequence TTGCTTTTTCTGATCGCCGGTGCCGCGCACGCACAGGTCTATCCGCTACCCACAATCGTCTCCGGCACCACGCTCACGTACGAACAGTTTTACGACGGCAATGTCGTGCCGGTCGGGGAGATTCAGGGGAGCGTGACGATTCACCCCGTCCCGCCTTATCCGACCCATCTCGGCGGCGCCGGGATTTCGGTGTTTCGCGGCGCAAGTGTCACGATCAATCCGAATCTCGGTATCCCCGGGGTCGTGTCGGTGACGTCGGACTACCGCTTAGGTGCGCCGAACGACGCGCTTTACATCGCGAACGGCACCGTCAATATCGTCGCGAGTCAGGCGGGCGTGTTGCTGACCGGCGTCGGCGAACAGGTGCACGGCGTCTACATGCCCGAATCGTCGCAAGGCAACTCGGTGCTGACCGGTGCCAACGTGACCATTGTGACCACCGGCCTGAAAGCCGACGGCATGCGTCCCTATGGCGCATCGTCGACCATCGATCTGAGCGACACGTCGATCACCGTGAACGGTCAGGACAGCTGGGGCGTGCGTTCCTGGGGCGGCAGCAACATCACGCTCACCAACTCGACCGTGACGTCGAAGGGGGCCGTCGGCACGGGGGCTGGTGCTGGCGCGGGCGGTGTGCAGGTGTACAACGGCTCCATCGCCACGATCAACGGCAACTCGACCATCACGACAGCGGTGGCCGGTAATCTCGGACTGAACGCGGAGTCCGGCGGCACGCTCAACACGAACACCGACCCCAACACACCCGGCACCGTGACCGTCAGCACGACCGGCGCGGGCAGTCACGCGGTGCGTATCGGTACGGCGAACGGCAACCTCAATCGGTTGAGTCTCTCGACCACGCAGAACGCGACCTACGGCTTGCTCGTGAACGGCACGTCGACCGTCACCGGATCGCAGGTCGCGGTGAACACGCAAGGCACCTCCGCCTACGGCATGTGGATTTCCGGCAGCACTACGGCCACGCTGAACGGCGGGTCGATCACCACGCAGGGACAGACGGCCTACGGTTTGCTTTCCGGCAGCGGCGCGGCGACGGTGAATCTCTCCGACTTCGCCATTGCCACGCACGGCACGCAGGCCTACGGCATTTATGGGTGGACGGGCAGCACGACCAACTTCGCCGGTGGCACCATCACGACCGATAAGGCGAGTACCTATGGTATCTACGCCAACGCGGGGACCGTCAACCTGCTGCGCAGCAGCGCGAGCGGCGCGGGGACGTCGATCACCACGACGGGGACCAACGCGTACGCCGTGCGCATCCAGAACGGCGGCATGGTCAATGCGACCGGCGCGACGATACGCGCCACAGGCGCTGGCACGGCGGCCATCGTGTTCGACGCGCCGCCAACGCTTAGCGGTCTTCTGACGTCGGCCCCGACGCCGGGCCTGCCGCCCTTGCCCGCGACGACGCCGTTGCTTGCGTCGTCCGACCCGGCCCCGTCGTTCGCCATCGACACGCCGATCCCCGCTGCGCCGACGGATCTCGGCAGCGATCTGCCGTCGCCCGCGCTGAGCGCCGTGTCGCGCGCAGGCATCGCGGCCCCGCTGCGCGCGGGCGGCTACAACATGACCTTGCAGGACACGACCGTGACGTCGGACAGCGGTGTCGCGTTGTGGATCTACGGCGGCATCGCCAACGTCAACCTGGTGAACTCGACGCTGAGCGGCGGCGGCGGGGCGATCAATGCCTCGGCCCGGTCGGGGCTTGGTGCGACGCTCAATCTCGACGCCAGCAACTCGACCATCACGGGGCGTATTTACACGGACAGCAGCAGCACGTCGGTCGTCAACCTGAGTAACAACAGCGCCTGGCATGTGACGGGTTCGTCCAACGTCACCGAGTTGAACAATACCAACAGCCTGGTCGATTTTCCGGTGACGGCGTTGCTCACCTCCGCACCCACCAGCCAGGGGTCGTATCGCAATGTGACGGTCGGCAACGGTTACACCGGCGGCAGCGGCACGGTCGCGCTCAACACGTATCTGAACGCAGGCGGCGCGCTGTCGAATCAGTACACCGACCGTCTGCTGATTCAGGGCAGCGCGAGCGGCACGACGACGCTGCGCGTCAACCCGACGACGGGCAGCCCGGGCGCGCTGACGTCGCTCACCGGGGTGATCAACAACAACGAAGGGATTTCGCTGGTGCAGGTGGCAGGCGCCTCGACATTCAACGCGTTCAGACTGGCGGGCGGTTATGTGGTGGCACCGAATTCGCCGTACGAATACCGGCTCTATGCCTACGGTCCAGGATCGGCCCATGGGACGGCCGACCCGACGCAGAACCTCGTCGGCACTGGCGCGGGCTATTGGGACTACCGGTTGCAGAGCGCCTTTGTGTCGCCCGGAGGGGAGGTGGATCCGGAGGAGCCGGGCAACCCCGGGGGCGGCGTCGATGAGCCGATCCCACCGGATGCGCGGCGTGAGGTGGCGCCGCAGGTGGCGTCTTATCTGAGCGCACCGGCCGCCTTCCTGCAAGCGGGGATGACGGACATCGATTCGTTGCACCGGCGTCTGGGCGAAGTGCGCGACGACCGGATTCTCGGCCGCGACCGTGGACCGGGCGAGATGTTCATGCGCGGCTACGGCGGCAGCTTCAAGTACCGCTCCAACCAGAGCTTTCAGGCGTTCGGCTACGACATGAACGCCGACTACGGCGCGATTCAGATCGGTGGCAATCTGTTCAAGCACTTCACCGATAACGGCACGTGGCGCTTCGGTGCAGCGGGTTCGATGGGATGGCTGCATTACGAGCCGACTGCCATTGACGGGCCGAGCACCACGCGCGCCAGCGTCTATCGTCTGTATGGCTATGGGACGTATCAGAGCCAGCAGGGCTGGTACGTGGACGGCATCGCGTCGGTCGGGTGGTTCAACGGGCGCACGACGACCGAGGCGCGCGGCGATGTCGCGCCGATGCGGGGCAACAGCTACGCGGCGTCCATCGAAGCCGGTTATCCGCTGGCGCTCGCGTATGGCATGAACCTGGAGCCGCAGTTGCAGTTCGTCGGCCAGCACCTCGGCTTCGACAATGTGACCGATGCCGACGGACTGGCCGTGAACATCGGCTCACAGAACCAGTTCACCGGACGCCTCGGCGTGCGGCTCACGCGTCCTTTCGATGTCAGCACCGGGCGCATCACGCCGTACTTCGGGTTCGACGTCATCCACGCGTTCGTCGGCGGCACCAATGTTCAGGTCAGCGACGCGATGTTCCAGACCGGCAAGTACGGCGATTCGATGATGTTCTCGCTGGGAGTGAACAGCGTGCAGGGCGCGAGCTTCTCGCTGTATGGCCGTGTGTCGTATCAGAAGAGCTTCGGCACGGGGGGGCATGCGCGGCGTGCTGGTAAACGTCGGCGCGAAATACACGTTCTGATGCGCGGGCGGCGCACCCGTCGACGCGGTGTCGCCGGGTGCGGTGCGTGTCGAAACTTAGCGACGCTTGGTCTCGGGCGTGGGGAGGGCCGCGAGGTCTTCGCTCAGTTGCGCGCGCAACGTGGCGATGGCCGCCGTGGTGTCGGTCGGTTTCAGTTCCTCACGCGCGATGGCCTCGCGCAAGTGGTGACGCAGCATCGGGTCGCGCGTTTGCGTCAGTGTCTCGCGATAGAACGGCAGGACATTCTCAGGATGACCGCCGATGCGATAGAGATGCGCGATTTCCTCGATGGTACGAACTGCAGCAAAGCCCGGGCCGCCGTGCCCGGCCGGGCCCATAGGCCCGCGCTGATCGGGGCCACCGAAGTGCGGGCCCATGCCCGGCGGCGGAGGCGGCATCTCGCCCAGTGTGGCGGCGGCAGCGGGCAGGCTGACGCCGGTGGCCGTCAGCGCGAGCATCAGCGCAAGGCTGCTCACGGTTTGGCGCATCGAAATCTTGGTCATATGGACTCCGTATCAAATACGTTCACTGAATTGTCGAACGACGGGGCCAAGCGTAACGCGCCTCGAATGGCCGACAGCGGGGCGGTAACGACATGTAAGGCGGGGCACGGTGCGAGGGCCGATGAGATCGGCTGGCGAAGGCGGCGGCCTCGGCGGGCACGTCGCTACGTCCGACCCGGTTGGTGCTGTTCGGTAATCCGAAGGGCGGTACGCCCGTGA
- a CDS encoding LysR family transcriptional regulator codes for MPLTRVTLRQFEALVAIAELHSFAEAGNRLGLTSSAISQLVAELESVLGFRIFDRTTRRVALSSAGRDFLASAESVLRYVQAAEKTADDLRNRAAGIVRVGAPLVLASMALPAAIREYAASRPKVVVRVVDTPVDALIDHVANGDLDIAIGPNRATGAHVAGTPAFDSPWVLWCAPQHPLARRKRVRWTDLRDTPLVATGRDHERSVAQMRQSAPPDARIASIDVVDNVTTALGVASQGLAATLTPGYVAALAHPFGLLMRRVVSPETIRQVCVYRPVSRAPSPAAEGFAQFLLEWLPQWNARIMETAKT; via the coding sequence ATGCCCCTGACCCGTGTCACGCTGCGCCAGTTCGAAGCACTGGTGGCCATTGCCGAATTGCATAGCTTTGCCGAGGCAGGTAATCGCCTGGGACTCACGTCGTCCGCCATCAGTCAGTTGGTCGCCGAGCTGGAGTCGGTGCTCGGCTTTCGCATCTTCGATCGCACCACGCGGCGCGTCGCGCTCTCCAGCGCCGGGCGCGACTTTCTGGCGTCTGCCGAATCGGTGCTGCGTTATGTGCAGGCGGCCGAGAAAACGGCCGACGACTTGCGCAACCGAGCGGCCGGTATCGTGCGTGTCGGTGCACCGCTGGTGCTGGCCAGCATGGCGTTGCCTGCGGCGATTCGCGAATACGCTGCCTCGCGGCCGAAGGTCGTGGTGCGTGTGGTCGACACACCCGTCGATGCGCTCATCGATCATGTCGCCAACGGCGATCTCGACATTGCCATCGGTCCGAATCGCGCGACAGGGGCGCATGTGGCCGGTACGCCCGCGTTCGATAGCCCGTGGGTGTTGTGGTGCGCGCCGCAGCATCCGCTCGCGCGCCGCAAGCGCGTGCGGTGGACCGACCTGCGCGACACGCCGCTCGTCGCCACCGGGCGCGATCACGAGCGCAGCGTCGCGCAGATGCGTCAGTCTGCCCCGCCCGACGCGCGTATCGCTTCCATCGATGTCGTCGATAACGTGACGACGGCACTCGGCGTCGCCTCGCAGGGCTTGGCTGCGACGCTGACTCCCGGCTATGTGGCGGCGCTCGCCCATCCGTTCGGATTGCTGATGCGTCGTGTCGTCTCGCCCGAGACGATTCGCCAGGTGTGTGTCTACCGGCCAGTGTCGCGCGCGCCTTCGCCAGCGGCGGAAGGGTTCGCGCAGTTTCTACTTGAGTGGCTGCCGCAGTGGAACGCACGGATCATGGAGACCGCGAAGACGTGA
- a CDS encoding aromatic amino acid transaminase has product MFSHVDAYPGDPILSLNEAFGQDPRQHKVNLSIGIYFDDDGRLPVMQAVRDAESAVLADIGPRPYLPMAGTPTYRDAVQALVFGEQNAARREQRIATLQTLGGGGALRVGADFLKRYFPESTLWISDPSWDNHRVVFESAGFPVQSYPYYDDATGGLRFDAMMDKLSSLPPKSIVLLHACCHNPTGVDLSQSHWEVLVPVLRERGLIAFVDMAYQGFGDGLDADAFAVRALTDAGVPTVVANSFSKNFSLYGERCGALSVVCATADEASRVFGQLMGTVRANYSNPPTHGARLVAQVLTTPSLRSAWQTELDGMRTRIASMREQIHARLAPHVSGEKLSRYIAQRGMFTYTGLSAAQADALRETHGVYVLRSGRMCVAGLNTRNVDTVAHAIAQVLTQR; this is encoded by the coding sequence ATGTTTTCCCATGTCGACGCCTACCCTGGCGACCCCATCCTCAGCCTGAACGAAGCCTTCGGTCAGGATCCCCGCCAGCACAAGGTCAACCTGTCCATCGGCATCTACTTCGACGACGACGGCCGTCTGCCGGTCATGCAGGCCGTGCGTGACGCCGAGTCCGCCGTTCTCGCCGACATCGGTCCGCGTCCCTATCTGCCGATGGCGGGCACCCCGACGTACCGAGACGCCGTACAGGCTCTCGTCTTCGGCGAGCAGAACGCCGCACGGCGCGAGCAGCGCATCGCCACCTTGCAGACGCTGGGCGGCGGCGGCGCATTGCGCGTCGGGGCCGATTTCCTGAAGCGCTACTTCCCCGAGAGCACCCTCTGGATCAGCGATCCGAGCTGGGACAACCATCGCGTGGTGTTCGAGAGCGCCGGATTCCCGGTGCAGTCGTACCCCTATTACGACGACGCCACCGGCGGACTGCGCTTCGACGCCATGATGGACAAGCTGTCCTCGCTGCCGCCCAAGAGCATCGTGCTGCTGCATGCGTGCTGTCACAACCCGACCGGCGTCGACCTCTCGCAATCGCATTGGGAAGTGCTCGTGCCGGTGTTGCGCGAGCGTGGGCTGATCGCGTTCGTCGACATGGCGTATCAGGGCTTCGGCGACGGGCTCGACGCCGACGCTTTCGCGGTTCGCGCACTCACCGACGCAGGCGTGCCGACGGTCGTCGCCAACTCCTTCTCGAAGAACTTCTCGCTGTATGGCGAGCGCTGCGGCGCGCTGTCGGTGGTCTGCGCCACGGCGGACGAAGCGTCGCGCGTGTTCGGTCAACTGATGGGCACCGTGCGTGCGAACTACAGCAATCCGCCGACGCACGGTGCGCGACTCGTTGCGCAGGTGCTGACGACGCCGTCGCTGCGCAGCGCGTGGCAGACCGAACTCGACGGCATGCGCACGCGCATTGCGTCGATGCGCGAACAGATTCACGCGCGTCTCGCGCCGCACGTGAGCGGCGAGAAGCTGTCGCGTTACATCGCGCAGCGCGGCATGTTCACGTACACGGGCCTGTCGGCCGCGCAGGCGGACGCGCTGCGCGAGACGCACGGTGTCTATGTGCTGCGCTCGGGACGCATGTGCGTCGCGGGCCTGAACACGCGCAACGTCGACACCGTTGCGCACGCCATTGCCCAGGTGCTCACGCAGCGCTGA
- a CDS encoding MFS transporter codes for MNTATAAGAHIRGHSTSHTWRAVISASIGNALEWFDLVVYGFFAVTISKLFFPTHDDTTSLLLTLGTFGVSFFMRPLGAIVIGVYADRRGRREALTLTILLMMAGTAIIAFMPTYETIGLLAPAGIVLARMIQGFSAGGEFGSATAFLAEHAPQRRGFFASFQVASQGLTTLLAAGFGAVLTSTLSPDQMQSWGWRVPFLFGLLIGPVAYYIRRHVSETPEFLEAEPTQTPLRDTLSHQKMRLLLAVGAVVVATVSTYLVLYMPTYAIKQLGLPASVAFAATVATGIVQMFLSPIVGAWSDRVGRARPMMIAAALLLVTIWPMFWLLSTHPSFGVMLALQTVLGVLMTMYFAPLPALASEIFPVKTRTTGLSLSYNLSVTFFGGFAPFILTWLITATGSKLAPSFYMMAAAAVGLIALSQVYRHTGVR; via the coding sequence ATGAACACTGCAACGGCTGCCGGTGCCCATATTCGCGGGCACTCGACTTCACACACCTGGCGCGCGGTGATATCGGCGTCGATCGGTAACGCACTCGAATGGTTCGATCTGGTCGTTTACGGCTTTTTCGCCGTCACGATTTCGAAGCTGTTCTTCCCCACGCACGACGACACGACCTCGCTGCTACTCACGCTCGGCACGTTCGGCGTGTCGTTCTTCATGCGGCCGCTGGGCGCGATTGTGATCGGCGTCTATGCGGATCGACGGGGACGTCGTGAAGCGCTGACGCTCACGATCTTGCTGATGATGGCGGGCACGGCGATCATCGCGTTCATGCCGACGTACGAGACCATCGGCTTGCTCGCACCGGCGGGCATTGTGCTGGCACGCATGATTCAGGGCTTCTCGGCGGGCGGCGAGTTCGGCAGCGCCACGGCGTTCCTCGCCGAGCACGCACCGCAACGGCGCGGCTTCTTCGCGAGCTTTCAGGTCGCGAGTCAGGGGCTGACGACACTGCTTGCGGCCGGTTTCGGTGCGGTGCTCACGAGTACGTTGTCGCCGGATCAGATGCAGAGCTGGGGCTGGCGCGTGCCGTTCCTGTTCGGCCTGCTGATCGGCCCGGTGGCGTATTACATTCGCCGTCACGTGAGCGAGACGCCGGAGTTTCTGGAAGCCGAGCCGACGCAAACGCCGCTGCGCGACACGCTGAGTCATCAGAAGATGCGCCTGTTGCTCGCGGTCGGTGCCGTGGTCGTTGCCACCGTCTCGACGTATCTGGTGCTGTACATGCCGACGTATGCGATCAAGCAGTTGGGGTTGCCGGCGTCGGTCGCGTTCGCGGCGACGGTCGCAACGGGGATCGTGCAGATGTTCCTCTCGCCGATTGTCGGGGCGTGGTCGGACCGTGTGGGACGCGCCAGGCCGATGATGATCGCCGCCGCGCTTCTTCTGGTGACGATCTGGCCGATGTTCTGGCTGCTGTCGACGCATCCGAGCTTCGGCGTGATGCTGGCCTTGCAGACGGTCTTGGGCGTATTGATGACGATGTACTTCGCACCGCTCCCGGCGCTGGCCTCGGAGATCTTCCCGGTGAAGACGCGCACGACGGGCCTGTCGCTGTCGTACAACCTGTCGGTGACGTTCTTCGGCGGCTTCGCCCCGTTCATTCTGACCTGGCTGATCACCGCGACGGGCAGCAAACTCGCGCCGAGCTTCTACATGATGGCCGCTGCCGCCGTGGGGCTGATAGCGCTGAGTCAGGTGTATCGCCACACGGGCGTGCGCTGA
- a CDS encoding HepT-like ribonuclease domain-containing protein, protein MIQTRLPDYLDHMRQAATDACDFVDGLSKEDFVGDKRTQQAVVMSLIIIGEAATKVMDQHGDFAQSHPDIPWRAMRGMRNRIAHGYFDINLDVVWDTIQIALPDLLKHLKAL, encoded by the coding sequence ATGATTCAGACGAGGTTGCCGGACTATCTCGATCACATGCGTCAGGCGGCGACCGACGCATGTGATTTTGTCGATGGTCTGTCAAAAGAGGATTTCGTTGGCGACAAGCGCACGCAGCAGGCGGTTGTGATGAGTCTGATTATCATCGGCGAAGCCGCGACCAAGGTGATGGACCAGCACGGTGACTTCGCGCAGTCGCATCCCGATATTCCGTGGCGTGCCATGCGTGGTATGCGTAATCGCATTGCTCACGGGTATTTCGACATCAACCTCGATGTCGTTTGGGACACCATTCAGATTGCCCTACCCGATCTACTGAAGCACCTCAAAGCGCTTTGA
- a CDS encoding nucleotidyltransferase family protein — translation MRPSILLKRHCTAVREAARRHRTSNPRVFGSVLHGTDRDGSDLDILVDALPGTTLFDLGGLQDELESMLGIHVDVLTPLDLPAQFRESVLAEARPV, via the coding sequence ATGCGACCGTCCATTCTGTTGAAACGTCATTGCACCGCTGTTCGTGAAGCTGCGCGGCGTCATCGCACGTCGAATCCGCGGGTGTTCGGGTCCGTGCTGCACGGCACGGATCGTGACGGCAGCGATCTCGATATTCTCGTCGATGCCTTGCCAGGCACCACACTGTTCGATCTCGGCGGTTTGCAGGACGAACTGGAGTCGATGCTGGGCATTCATGTGGATGTGCTGACGCCGCTGGATCTACCGGCCCAATTCAGGGAGTCGGTCTTGGCTGAGGCCCGCCCGGTATGA
- a CDS encoding 2-dehydropantoate 2-reductase: MKVTIIGAGAIGGLIGQRLAATGEAQVSALARGATLAALRERGWRVKQGETLATGPVAAAHPLEDAAKLGEQDLVVIAVKGPALAQVAASVVPLPGPQTLVLPAMNGVPWWFCQGVPGFDGGAATLTSIDPMGAIGAAIPLANVIGCVVHASASTPEPGLVDHKMGRGLIIGEPGGGASERVQRLAALLERAGFEAKASENVRLDIWYKLWGNLAMNPVSAITGATIDRLLDDPLVRDFCSAAMREAAAIGAKIGCAIDQSPEDRHQVTAKLGAFKTSMLQDVEANRPIELDALVGVVREIGQRVSVPTPNIDALLGLTRLFGRVHGLY; this comes from the coding sequence ATGAAGGTGACGATCATTGGCGCGGGCGCCATCGGTGGACTGATCGGGCAACGACTTGCGGCGACAGGCGAAGCGCAGGTCAGCGCGCTGGCGCGTGGCGCGACGCTGGCCGCACTGCGCGAGCGGGGCTGGCGGGTCAAGCAGGGGGAGACGCTGGCGACCGGTCCGGTGGCGGCGGCGCATCCGTTGGAAGACGCTGCGAAGCTTGGCGAGCAGGATCTGGTCGTGATCGCGGTGAAGGGGCCGGCGCTGGCGCAGGTGGCGGCGTCGGTGGTGCCATTGCCGGGTCCGCAAACGCTGGTATTACCGGCCATGAACGGCGTGCCGTGGTGGTTCTGTCAGGGCGTGCCGGGGTTCGACGGGGGCGCGGCAACGCTGACGAGCATCGATCCGATGGGTGCGATCGGTGCGGCCATTCCGCTGGCGAACGTCATCGGTTGCGTGGTGCACGCGAGTGCTTCGACGCCGGAACCGGGGCTGGTCGATCACAAGATGGGGCGTGGGCTGATCATCGGCGAGCCGGGGGGCGGTGCGAGCGAGCGCGTGCAGCGTCTGGCGGCGTTGCTCGAGCGTGCAGGCTTCGAGGCGAAAGCATCGGAGAACGTGCGTCTGGATATCTGGTACAAGCTCTGGGGCAATCTGGCGATGAACCCGGTGTCGGCGATCACGGGCGCCACCATCGACCGGTTGCTCGACGACCCGCTGGTGCGCGATTTCTGCTCGGCCGCGATGCGTGAGGCGGCGGCCATCGGTGCGAAGATCGGATGCGCCATCGACCAGTCGCCGGAAGACCGGCATCAGGTGACGGCAAAGCTGGGGGCGTTCAAGACGTCGATGTTGCAGGACGTGGAAGCCAATCGCCCCATCGAGCTCGACGCGCTGGTCGGCGTGGTGCGCGAGATCGGTCAACGCGTGAGCGTTCCGACCCCGAACATCGATGCGCTGCTGGGCCTGACGCGATTGTTCGGTCGGGTGCATGGGTTATATTGA